GGCGAAATCACCAAAACACCCTCAAACAATTCCCAATATTTCCTCCGTGTCCGTTCCACTTTAATCGACCTTTTTGGCGATTCGTGCTCTTTAAGGAAGAGCAGAACAGAGCAGGCTGGACAAAACCGAACCTTCCACTCCACTCGTATATTAAACCCCAGATAACCATCACTTCTCCCCCACCAAATCAAACAGGAAGATTGAcagagcttgagagagagcTTGCTCGAGAGAGATGATGATGGGGAGATGGAAGAGGTGGGCGCTGCTGAAGAGGCTGAGGAAGGAGACGGCGATGAAGTGGAAGCTGCTGGGGGCGTTCAGGTGGAAGAGGATGACCAGCAGCATAAGGGTGTCCTTATTCGACAACGTCCTGTTCAA
Above is a window of Punica granatum isolate Tunisia-2019 chromosome 7, ASM765513v2, whole genome shotgun sequence DNA encoding:
- the LOC116215555 gene encoding uncharacterized protein LOC116215555; translation: MMMGRWKRWALLKRLRKETAMKWKLLGAFRWKRMTSSIRVSLFDNVLFKILSVFEAIVLVSTVCCFYLCFGCHF